ATCGGAGGGAGGAACCAACACTTTGCCCTGTATGCAGCGACACTGCTACAGTCCTCTCCTGGCTCGACGGTCGTCTTGTCTGCGGGCACTGACGGAATCGACGGTAACAGTATCGCGGCCGGCGCAGTGGTGGGCGAGCTAACTCTTTTGCAGAGCAACGGTTCGGGCAACACCGCGGACTCAGGGCTTCTACGTCAGGCCGAACTTGCCTTGCAACACTTTGACTCCGGCGCATTTCTTAAAACAATTGGTTCCAGTATTGTGACCGGCGCGACCGGCAACAATCTGCGTGACCTTCGTATCCTGTTGGCCGAGTGATTTTAGGCTGACCGCCGTGCATGGTTCTTCGAAGCGGCGGGCGTCTTCCTTGCAGCAGGTTTCTACAAGGCGATGATGTGGACGAGTGCCTTGCTTTTCCGTTTCTACTCGAGTTGATACATATCTCCTGAGGAATGAATCATTTATGCACCAACAATAAGAATTCGGAGCTTGTGAATATTAAGTCGAACGAATGCCCATGCCGCCTGCTGCTGATATCAAGACAACGTTTGGGTAGGGGTTGCGAATTGGCGTTTGGTCAAGAAAGATCATGTTGCGGATTTCCGCGTACGGCGAGGAAGCAGGGTTCGACCTGATCATCGAAGCTGAATTGGAGCTGCTCCTCGCTCAACAGACGCGAGGGCAAAGTAAGAGGCGATTTCCATGCGTCCATTTGTACGGACAATAAGTGTAATGGGTTGTCCGAACAAGCCACTACATATCTGCATCGTTGCGCGGCAAGTAGTAGACCAGTGGGTCCTCTCTTCCAGCCGAACTGCTCGCGTCGATTCAGCGACTATCCTCCCGGCGATCGTTACACGGACCTTGCCCTCCCCGGTGAAATCGTAATGGGGTGGTCAGGCCCGGGAATTCTGATATCTTTGGCTTCGTTCGACTTTACTTGCATTTTGCGTGCCTCAGGTTGTCAGGTTAGAGCTTCGAACCGCCATCGACGGGAATACTCGCACCCGTGATCCAGCGCGCCGCATCAGACGCCACAAAGGCGACTACGTCGGCAACATCCTCGGCCTTGCCGAGTCGCTTAAGCGCCTGCATTCCCAGCGCGGTCTCGCGTCCTGCCTCGGTCTTCGTGAAATTCGACATATCTGTGTCGATGACCCCAGGAGCGACAGCGTTTACGCGTATGCCGCTCGGCCCAAGAATGGCGGCCCAATTCTTGATCAGGGTCTCAAGGGCCCCTTTCGTAGAGGCGTAAGCGAGAATCGAAGGATTTTCCTCGCCGGGCTTGCCAACTACCGTACGTGCCACAGCAGAGGAGATAGCAACGATGTTTGAACCGTCGCCTAGAATGGGCAGGAGTTGCTGTACCAGAAAGAACGGGCCTCGGACGTTTGTCGCAAAGAGGTTGTCAAAATCCTCTATCGTGTAATCCACGATGCGAGCAACTTGCTGATTCCGGCGTTGAGCACAAGCACATCCAACCGATCGCCGACGATGGAACGGACCTGCTTGGCAAGCAGCGACACGCCGTCCGGAGTTCCCGGTCGGCTGAAATTGCATTTGCACGTCCGCCTCTCGCCTGAATCTCGGTGACCAGAGACTCCGCTTCCTGCGCAGAACGGCCATAGTGAACCAGGACGTGCGCGCCGGCCTCAGCCACAGCCACTGCCGTTGCGCGGCCAATGCCTCTCGATGCGCCAGTCACAAGCGCTGTTTTGTTTTGAAGTGTAGTCATTGTCCTCTCTATTGCCTCTCAGTTATTAGATAGGGCGAGTGTGGCACCTGGAGTCGAAGGAGAGCCGGCTCCAATCGGAGTCGGCTCTCAATTCGGTCTGCACGGTCGCGTCTTTCTTCAGGCTCCTATACCGAATGCCTGCGTCGGTTCAGGCATTCATTCCGCCATCCACGGTCAGATTTGCTCCGGTGATGTACGAGGATTCAGGACCGGCGACGAACGCTACCATCGCGGCGATCTCCTCAACGTGCCCATAGCGGTTGAGCGCCGTGGCGGCCTTCTGCGGTACCGCCCAATCACCCGAGGCGGGATTCAAATCGGTATCGATCGGACCCGGCTGGACGTTGTTGACCGTGATGCCACGGCCCCCCACCTCTCTTGACAGCGCCTGCGTGAACATCTTGACGGCTCCCTTCGTGGCCGCATAGGGCACAAGCCCGGGCGCAACGGCACGCTCGCCCACGGCCGAACCGACCATGATGATGCGGCCGCCATCCTTCATGTGCTTTAGCGCAGTCTGCGTGGTAGCGAATACGCCGCGGATGTTGATGTCGATGACGCGATCCATCTCCTCCTGCGTGGCCTCTTCGAACGGTTTCGGAATGGCCGTGCCGGCATTGTTCACAAGCACATCCAGCCGTCCGAAGGTCGCGACCGCCTTTTCGACCGCACCTTTGACTGCTTCGATGTTGGCAGCGTCCGCCTGGATCGCGATAGCTTTTCCCCCGGCGAGTTCAATGGCTTTGACGACGGCTGCGGCCGAGTTGGTGTCCTTTGCGTACGTGATGGCTACGCTTGCTCCATCGGCGGCCAGACGCTTCGCAATCGCTGCGCCAATGCCGCGGGAACCGCCAGTTACGAGTACCACTTTCTTCGCTAACTTAGACATAGATCTCCTTTGGTTTTCTGTAAATGATCGAATCGCTTCACTGATTCAACTGACTGCCATCGCATTACGACGTGCCAGACAGTTATCTGATGTGTGACTCTTGCAATCAGATTGGGCAGCCTTGGGAATACTAACTATTCCTCGATGGAATGGTGGTCTCCATTGAGAGTCCTCACGGAAGTAGCGAGCCCCAAATGTTCGGGGCGAAGTACCTTTGCGCTCTCTTTTGTGGCAGGACTGACTGAGTAGTGAACTGCTAAGTGATCTACTCGGTTTCAGCCACAAAGACCGCAGTTGTGAGTGCGGGTACTGTCGCAGTCCCCTCTTTAGAGTTGAACGTGGATTGACTGGTTGCGGGATCGCTGGAGTGGCGCTGCACCGGGTGCAGATGCAGGCCCAAACCCTGCAGATGACTGTTGGTGAAGGTCACGGAAGCATTGGTTGCGTTGAAGACGACGACGACGTGTTTGTAGATTCCGTAGCTCCCGCCATTCGCATCCAGCTTCATCACGATCAGCCCCGGCGTCTGGTTTGAACCGGTATTCAGAAACGTAAGGTTCTGCTGCACTTCCTCGAAGGTGGGCATGCGGAACAACTCTGAGCTGTAACGGATCTGCAGCAATTCGCTGAACGCTGCTTTACTGTATGCAATATTTGCTGGAAGCGGGGTGTAGGCAGGGTTGCTGAGCAGCGGCATCATGATCGGCCACTGGGCCTGGTTCTGGCTCGCGATGGGCAGACCGATGCCCCAGTTTGCGGTCTTACCGCTCCAGTCGATCTTATTGAACCAGTCACCGGAGTTGTAACTGTTTTGGTCCATGTCCTTGGAGCGCAGTAGATCGTCGCCTGCCTGGAAGAACGGAATTCCCTCCCCGAGGGTTACGAGGCTCATGCCCATCACCTGCCTGCGGGCACGAGTGGCAATGTTATCGTTGTAGCTCGACTTTAGCTGCACCTTGTCGAAGAGGTCCTGGTTGTCGTGGACTGACGCATAGTTGACTGCCTCGATCGGGCTCTTGGTATATCCGGTTGGTTGTCCGTTGTAGAGCACCTGGGCTCCGGTTACTGTCGCCCCGGCGCTGTCGGTAAAACTGTAGTCGCGCAGGTTTCCTGTGAGTCCTACATCGATCCAGTCAGAGTACTGTAGCAACTGATTCTGCTGACCGTTTAGCGGCGGATTCGAGTTGGTGTAATCGCTTGGGTCGGTGAAGAGCCCCGTGGCAAAGCCCTGCACGCGCTCATCGGTAAACGGGCTGCCACCGTGGATGCCATCGCGGATGCGATCGTTGAAGGTGCCAACTCCAAACCCATAAAGATTAATCTGTGAGGCGTTCGGACCTATTTGATTGTTCGCGGTATCTCCGAAGTTGAATCCTTCTCCATAGAGGTAGATCTTCGATCCGTCAACACCGTCTTTCTCGGGAATAAGTGCCTGCAGGGCCCGCTGAATATGCTGAATGTTGTATGTGAACATGAAGCTCAAGATGTCGAAGCGGAAGCCATCGATCTTATAGTCTCGCGCATTGAGCACGAGGGTGTCGATGATCAGCTTTTCCATCATGAGGTGTTCGCTTGCGGTGTCGGGGCAGCACGAGCCTGTCTCAAGATTTCCATTCGCGTCGAGGCGGTGATAGTAGTTCGGCACCACCTCGTCGAGATTGGAGTTCGGAGCCTCGCCGCTGGCATTTGTGTGGTTGAAGACCACATCCTGAACCACACGCAGTCCCGCCTTGTGCAGCCCATCCACCATTCCCCGATACTCGCGCACGCGGTTATCTGGATTGATCGCGTAGCTACCCTCAGGCGTCATGTAGTGCACGGGATCGTACCCCCAGTTGTACGCAGGATTAGTCTGGCTTGCCGTCACGGCTGCCTGCTGCTGCTGGCCATCGGGCGGATATGCCGCCAGACCGGTGGGAATGATCCATTTTGATTTATCTTCATTCACGCTGGCGAAGTGGAACGAGGGCAAGATATGGACTGCTTTGAGTCCGCTTTCGGCCAGAGAGCGAAGATGCTTCATACCGTCCGAACCTTGGTCCTCAAAGGCTTCGTACATTCCGCGATGAGCCAACGGAACTGTGAGATCGTTCACGCTGAAGTCGCGAACATGAAGTTCATAGATGCTCATATCGCTGACGCTTCTTAGCGGAGGTGACGTCTCCTCGTCCCAGCCTGCGGGCTTCGTCTTGTCGGAGTCGAGATCCGTGATTCTGCTCTTGGTGCCGTTTAACGCGATATCGATCGAATAGGGATCGCTGGTGACATTGGTGTCCACCGCGCCGTCGGCTGACACCCACACCTTCACGCTGTAGAGGTAGTACTTATCCTTCCAGCCAGGGTCACCTTTCGCTACCCATACTCCATCGTGCTCATGCATCGGGGCAACGGCGGACGGCGCAGTATCGGATTCGTGATCGAAGAGTTGCAAGGAGACACTCTGTGCAGTGGGCGCCCAGAGCTTCAGTTTGACGGCGCAATCCTCGTCGTCAGGCCAATCGCGCCAGTCTTTGTCGTCCCAATGATGAAAGACGACACCGAGCTTGCCAGGGTAGTAGTAGAGATCATCCAGAACGCCAGCGAACTGAATGCCGGTGGCATATTGCAGCGCTCCATTTGAACCGATGGCCGAAAACGCGAGCTGTCCTTCGAGCGCCGTCTGCAAGGCCGAAAGCTGCGTATTCGCCGGTAGTTGAAGGACGGTGTACCCATTCAATTGCGGGTATCGAAGCAACTCATCCGCAGTCAGGGCTCCGCCAACGGTGAGCGGAATATTGGTGCCTCCAGTGACGCCGGTGGGAGTCACAGACAGGCCGCCGGTGAGGCTGGAGCTTATCGCGAAGGTGTCACCACTTTGAGCAAACTGCGGCTGAATGGCTACTCGCTGGCGATCGAGCCAGTACGCCTGCTCCACGTTCAGGAGACTATCCAGTATCTGGGTAGGAGTCGGAGTTGTGAGGAAGACAGTCGCGTTCCCTGAGATCGCCCACGCCTGGGTGTTGGTAGCGACATTCAGATGCATGTCGGGCCCGGGATCTTTAACCCCAGTAGAGATGTTGTGGACGATAAATCCGAGGTCCTTTGGGTTGGGAATCAGACTTATGTCGAAGTACGCGCCGTAGGAGTCATGGCTGGTCACTCCGGTCAGTCCGTCGTTGAAGTCGCCGGTATACTCCGCTGTGTCGTTAAAGGCATAAACGGTCCAGTTCGCATAGTTCCCGTCGGGCCGGAAGTAGTGAATGCGGGCGTACCCGGGCAACAGCGCGGCAGGATTGCTCAGGCTTGGCTGGCTCTTGTACAGCTTGCCGATCCCGGTGTAGCCCCAGTACTCAAAGCCTTCCGTAGAAGGATCGACAAACTCGTTCGGCCCAGGGTCTTTCTGATCGCCTCCCGGCGCAGACGGATTGTGAATGATCAGCCCCAGGTTCTGCGCATTCGGGACAACTGCCACATCAAAATACACCCCGTATGCGTCAGTGTTCGTCGCAGGTACGAGTCCGCTGTTGTAGTCGCCGGTGAACTCCGTGGTGTCGTAGAAGGCATAGATCGTCCAGCCTCCGTAGTTGCCGTCCGTCCGGTGATAGTGAACACGGACGTATCCCGGCAGCAGAGCAGTGGGATTCGTGAGGCTTGGCGCAGACGTATACAGCTTGGCTATCCCGGAGTACGCCCAGTACTCGATGCCCTGAGTCGCGGGGTCGACAAAGAGATTGTTGGGAGTGTCCTTCTGGTCTCCGCCCGATGCCGTCGGGTTGTGAATAATAATCCCAACCTCTTGCGCGCCGGGTGTCACTCCAACGTCAAAATACGCGCCGAAGCTGTCCGTTCCAGTCACTTGAACCGGACCGCCGCCATAGTTGCCAGTGTCTTCCGTGGTGTTATCGAAGGCGTAGACCGTCCAGCCGCTATAGTTGCCGTCCGGTCGATGGTAGTGAATGCGTATGTCACCCGAGGGGATAGCCGGATCGGCCCCAAAGGCCGAGGCCGACGCAAAAACGCATAGCAGAAACATCAGGGCGCGAGAACTGGCCCTGCACAGAAGGCGCGGTGTTCCAATCCGGATTTTCATGAGTGGCTCCCCGAGGAAACTGGCTGGATTCGTTTGAGTCAAGGGCGCGATCGTTCGCGATCGCCGAAGGCATCCAATGGCAGCGTCGCGACATTAGTTGAATAGAACTTCTGGTGTCAAGGGAATTGCGACCTCATTCGCCTCAGCCCGGAAGAGAGCCGGTAGGCGGCGCTGCGGTTCGATCCCGTCTCTGGCCATCACCTAAAATCAATAACTTACGGGATTTAGTCAAAGCCTCCGCCGCGCGAAGGCTTGTGACGTCTTTGCGTAAGTGTCTCTTGCAAAGTAAAACAAATTTTTCCGATCAGTGATGTTCGCGCATTGGTCGCGCACTCAAGTCCGATTTTTGGCGGCCATCTAATCGATTGAATTTGATAAATAGGGGTCAGACGATGAGCACCGCCAGCCTTTTTCGGCCAGCAGCGCGTCAAACCCGCAACTTGCAAAAAAATGAGTTGAACTCTGACAGTCACTGCGCAAGCAGAGAAGGGCATTTGTTAGTGCTCATCATTGATTTCCGGATCATCGGAACTGTCCGTTATCGAAATTCGTTTGAAATATTACACTGGTAGGGCATCATCATCCTCCCCAAGAACGCCGCTCCTCCTCCACCGCGCCGAGCTTGTGCGTTGCAGAAAAATCGATTTGAATTGATGGCAGCAAATCTCCGACTCCACGCAGTGATCGGCACTGAATGATCGACGAACTCAAACCGAGCCCAGCTAAGACGATTCGATACCCGAGGATTATGGTCGATTGAAAACCTATCTACTCGCAGTCTTGGCGTGTGTGATCGCACTGCCCATCGCCTGGAAGCTCGACGCTCCCTCTTCCTGTTTCCTGCTGGCGGCTATGGCGAGCAGTCTCTACGGGGGCCGCGGTCCAGGATACCTGACCGCCTTGGTTTCTTCGATCCTCTTCGATCTCTTCTTCCTTCTTCCTCGATTTCACTTCTTTCATTCCCATGAATCATATCTACGCCTGGCGGTCTTTATCGCGGCTATGGTTCTTGCGACCGAATTGATTGCTGCCAGACGACTCGCTGAGGAATCGCTGCGCCAGACGCAAGCAAAACTCGCCCAGGCTACTCAGATAGCAACCATATCGGAGTTCTCAGCCTCAGTCATACACGAGATCAGCCAGCCTTTGAGCGCGATGGTTGCAAATGGACAAACCTGCGTGCGCTGGCTTTCAACCGATCCTCCGAACCTTGCCAATGCACAGTCAGCGGCCGAGCGCATCGTGCGGGACGGCAAAGACGCCGGTGGGATTATCCAAGGGCTCCGGTCGCTCTTCCGGAGATCACCGCCCGAGAAGACGCCTTTCGACTTACGGCCAATCGTAACTGAGGTTGTCTCTCTCATACGTGGAAGGGCGGAGAGAGAAAAAATAACGGTTGAGGTGCAATTACCAAAGGATCTCCCCAAGATCATCGGTGATCGGCTTCAGCTTCAGCAGGTCTTGATGAATCTGGTCTTGAATGGCATGGAATCAATGCGTACCGTCACGGACAGGCCGAAGACGCTGGAAATCCATTCACGAGAGCAGGATGGCATGGTCCTGACTGAGATTCGAGATCAGGGAGTAGGCATTGCAGATTTTGAGAAGGTCTTTGATGCCTTCTTCACGACCAAAGAAGACGGCATGGGGATG
This sequence is a window from Edaphobacter lichenicola. Protein-coding genes within it:
- a CDS encoding SDR family NAD(P)-dependent oxidoreductase, whose amino-acid sequence is MDYTIEDFDNLFATNVRGPFFLVQQLLPILGDGSNIVAISSAVARTVVGKPGEENPSILAYASTKGALETLIKNWAAILGPSGIRVNAVAPGVIDTDMSNFTKTEAGRETALGMQALKRLGKAEDVADVVAFVASDAARWITGASIPVDGGSKL
- a CDS encoding SDR family NAD(P)-dependent oxidoreductase, whose protein sequence is MTTLQNKTALVTGASRGIGRATAVAVAEAGAHVLVHYGRSAQEAESLVTEIQARGGRANAISADRELRTACRCLPSRSVPSSAIGWMCLCSTPESASCSHRGLHDRGF
- a CDS encoding SDR family NAD(P)-dependent oxidoreductase — encoded protein: MSKLAKKVVLVTGGSRGIGAAIAKRLAADGASVAITYAKDTNSAAAVVKAIELAGGKAIAIQADAANIEAVKGAVEKAVATFGRLDVLVNNAGTAIPKPFEEATQEEMDRVIDINIRGVFATTQTALKHMKDGGRIIMVGSAVGERAVAPGLVPYAATKGAVKMFTQALSREVGGRGITVNNVQPGPIDTDLNPASGDWAVPQKAATALNRYGHVEEIAAMVAFVAGPESSYITGANLTVDGGMNA
- the pulA gene encoding pullulanase-type alpha-1,6-glucosidase, with product MKIRIGTPRLLCRASSRALMFLLCVFASASAFGADPAIPSGDIRIHYHRPDGNYSGWTVYAFDNTTEDTGNYGGGPVQVTGTDSFGAYFDVGVTPGAQEVGIIIHNPTASGGDQKDTPNNLFVDPATQGIEYWAYSGIAKLYTSAPSLTNPTALLPGYVRVHYHRTDGNYGGWTIYAFYDTTEFTGDYNSGLVPATNTDAYGVYFDVAVVPNAQNLGLIIHNPSAPGGDQKDPGPNEFVDPSTEGFEYWGYTGIGKLYKSQPSLSNPAALLPGYARIHYFRPDGNYANWTVYAFNDTAEYTGDFNDGLTGVTSHDSYGAYFDISLIPNPKDLGFIVHNISTGVKDPGPDMHLNVATNTQAWAISGNATVFLTTPTPTQILDSLLNVEQAYWLDRQRVAIQPQFAQSGDTFAISSSLTGGLSVTPTGVTGGTNIPLTVGGALTADELLRYPQLNGYTVLQLPANTQLSALQTALEGQLAFSAIGSNGALQYATGIQFAGVLDDLYYYPGKLGVVFHHWDDKDWRDWPDDEDCAVKLKLWAPTAQSVSLQLFDHESDTAPSAVAPMHEHDGVWVAKGDPGWKDKYYLYSVKVWVSADGAVDTNVTSDPYSIDIALNGTKSRITDLDSDKTKPAGWDEETSPPLRSVSDMSIYELHVRDFSVNDLTVPLAHRGMYEAFEDQGSDGMKHLRSLAESGLKAVHILPSFHFASVNEDKSKWIIPTGLAAYPPDGQQQQAAVTASQTNPAYNWGYDPVHYMTPEGSYAINPDNRVREYRGMVDGLHKAGLRVVQDVVFNHTNASGEAPNSNLDEVVPNYYHRLDANGNLETGSCCPDTASEHLMMEKLIIDTLVLNARDYKIDGFRFDILSFMFTYNIQHIQRALQALIPEKDGVDGSKIYLYGEGFNFGDTANNQIGPNASQINLYGFGVGTFNDRIRDGIHGGSPFTDERVQGFATGLFTDPSDYTNSNPPLNGQQNQLLQYSDWIDVGLTGNLRDYSFTDSAGATVTGAQVLYNGQPTGYTKSPIEAVNYASVHDNQDLFDKVQLKSSYNDNIATRARRQVMGMSLVTLGEGIPFFQAGDDLLRSKDMDQNSYNSGDWFNKIDWSGKTANWGIGLPIASQNQAQWPIMMPLLSNPAYTPLPANIAYSKAAFSELLQIRYSSELFRMPTFEEVQQNLTFLNTGSNQTPGLIVMKLDANGGSYGIYKHVVVVFNATNASVTFTNSHLQGLGLHLHPVQRHSSDPATSQSTFNSKEGTATVPALTTAVFVAETE
- a CDS encoding sensor histidine kinase → MKTYLLAVLACVIALPIAWKLDAPSSCFLLAAMASSLYGGRGPGYLTALVSSILFDLFFLLPRFHFFHSHESYLRLAVFIAAMVLATELIAARRLAEESLRQTQAKLAQATQIATISEFSASVIHEISQPLSAMVANGQTCVRWLSTDPPNLANAQSAAERIVRDGKDAGGIIQGLRSLFRRSPPEKTPFDLRPIVTEVVSLIRGRAEREKITVEVQLPKDLPKIIGDRLQLQQVLMNLVLNGMESMRTVTDRPKTLEIHSREQDGMVLTEIRDQGVGIADFEKVFDAFFTTKEDGMGMGLSICKSIIEAHEGRLWGSPGSMTGTVFSFAIPCATEERE